DNA from Arthrobacter sp. StoSoilB19:
CGGCCATCAGCGCCGTCAGGCCCAGCAGCAGGGTCTTGCGGTTCATGCCGCCGGCCAGAGTGGACACGGACAGGCTGGTCAGGACGGCCAGCACGCCGGAGACCGCGATGCCCTGTCCCACCATGCCCTCGGAAACCTGCAGTTCCGAGGCCATCGGCGTGAGCAGGCTGACCGGCATGAACTCGGAGGCGATCAGCGCGAAGACGCACAGCGACATCGCGAAGACGCCTCCCCAGTGGGCCTGCTGGTGCCCGGGGATGCCTGGTCGCTGCTGCCCGCTGGTGTTGATGACGGTTGTTTCGGAGGCCATAGCCTCCATCAAAGCGCGCTTCCGAAGCCCTAGCGAGGGCCCTGCTGAAACGGGTCTTGGCAGACCCCCCTTACCGCAGCACAGCTGACGACGGGGCCTCCCGCCGCCCTCCCGTGGCCGCCACCGGGGGCTGCGGCTTGTACACCCAGGCCACCAGCACCACAGAGATGATCATTAGCAGGAACCAAGCCACGAGTTTTTCAAGGCCCACCGGGTGCCAGCCGTCCACCTGGCTGGGGTAGAGCCAGGCGCCGGACCAGGTGGCGATGTTCTCGGCGAGCCAGATGAACAGCGCCACCAGCAGGAAAGAGACCGGCAGCGGCATGTGGAACTCCCGGCGGAACACGCGGAAGTGCATGACGCACCGGCCGTAGATGAGCACGACGGCGGCGAGCAGCACCCAGCGCAGGTCCCAGATGTAGTGGTGGGTGAAGAAGTTGGCGTAGATCGCGGCGGCGAGGACGGCGGTGATCCAGCGCCGGGGGTAGGCGGCGAACTTCAGGTCGAACAGCCGGTAGACGCGCACCATGTACGAGCCCACGGCGGCATACATGAACCCGCTGAAGAGCGGCACGGCCCCGATGCGCAGGAAGCCTTGGGCATCGTAGGACCACGAACCCACGTCCGTCTTGAACAGTTCCATGACGGTCCCCACCAGATGGAACAGGACGATGACCCGCAGTTCCCGCAGGGTTTCCAGCTTGAACGCCACCATCAGGATTTGGATGACGACGGCGGCGATCGTCAGGAAGTCGTTGCGCGCCAGGCCGGCAGTGTCCGGATACCAGATCCTGGCGGCCATGAGCACTGCCAGGAGCGCCGCGCCGAAGATGCAGGCCCAGCCCTGCTTGAGGCCAAAGACCACGAACTCAGTGAGTCTTGTTTTGCCGCCGCCGGCCGGAGCAGTTGCCAGGAACCTCCTGGCCCGTTCGTCGATCCGCTGCTCCACCGGTGGTGAACCGCGTCTGGGGCTAGGCACTGATCCCCTGGCGCTGGCTTGGCCGGGTGTTCCTCTTCAGGTCCCTGTCGAGTTCGCGCAGGCAGTAGTTCTTGAACCAGTACCTGATGCCCCGCGGCAGCCGCGGGTAGGCAACGGCCAGGATGCGAAAGGTGCGGTTGAAGCGCCGTTCGTGCCGGTCGCTCCAGCCGAGGCCGAAGTCTTTCCGCAACTGGTGGGGAAGGAGTCCGGCGGTGAGGAACCTGGCAGGGGGGATGATGGCCCGGTACCACAGGGCTGTGTGCTTGGGAAACAGCAGGCCGCGTCCAACGCGGACCCCGGGGGCCTCCGCGTGCAGGGTGGAGACGTGTTCGGCCCAGTAGCGGCCGAACTCCGTCCTGTCCTTGGGCCACATGCCCGGCGGAAGCTGCAGCGCGGTGCCGATCCGCGCGTAGTCCAGGTACATGGCGTCGGCAGCTGCATCGTCCAGCGGGCCGTAGATCTTCTCGATGATGGTCAGAGCGGTGTCGTAGAGTGTGGCTACCACCCAGAGCTGCAGTTCCGGATCATAGGCGTTGTACCCGGCGGACGTTTTGTCCGCAGTGCCGTGCACCGGAACATGAGCCCGGTTAACCCTGCGGCGGACCTCGTTAACCTGGGCGTCGTTTCCATAGACGACCGCGTAGACATACGTCAGTGTGCCTTTGAGCCTGTTGACGGGGCGCTCAGTGAACGTGCTGTGTTCCGCCACGCCCCGGCCAATGGCCGGATTGGCAAGCTGCAGCAGTATGGCCCGCCCTGCCCCAGCAAGCAGGATGCCTTCCGCCCGGTAGTCGGAAAATTCCTGCACCATGTCAACAGGGTACCGTCACGGCAGGACGGCAGGACCGGTCCTTTGGCCCGTTGACAAGGGGCCAGGCCCACGTATCGTCCGGTCAGCGGTTTACCGGCCGCAGCGAGGTGATCATTCTCTTGATGTCCGCGTACTCGGCCGTGTCCCGGTATTTCCGCGCCAGCTCAAGGTACGGCAGTGACTGGTCGCCGGGTGTCGCGTTGATTTCCGGGTCGTAGGAGGCGCCGAACATGGCAGCGTTGGGCGGCCACCGGAAAAACTGGAAGATGGGGCAGGCGTCGGGACCACTCGGCGGAGGGCCGGACGTAATGCCGTAGCCGGCCGCCGGGGTGCGGTACATGCCCGGCGCCGCGGCGTTTGCGCGGGTCTCGAACACGAACTGCGGCACCACTCCGCCCTGGACCAGTACCGGGATGTCCGCGCTGTCCAGGACTTCATACGGGTACCTCTCGGTACACGTGGAGCCGGTGGCCATGTTGGTCCGCAGCGTGGCCATCACCTTTCCGGCCTGGTTCCGCACCTCCGCAAAGGCCCCTCCGCCCTCCGCCAACTCCCCTGCCGGATCCTTGACGCTCCAGGCGGCAGGTAAGTCGAACGCCATGGCGCCATCCGCCGTCGTGAACGTGGTCCAGGCAGCCGCGGCAGAACCGGCCGCAGAAGTGCCGGGCGCGGCTGTTGGTGTGGAAGGGACGCTCGACGGCGTCGGCCCGGCGGCCGTACCGGTGGCCGTTGCTGACGTGGCGGCAGAGCCCGCCGTGGATGGCGAGGGCTGTGGACTTCCCGGCTGCGGTGAGCAGCCGGCCAGGAACAGCATTGCCAGGGCCGCTGCCGAAAACGCCGTGATGAGCCTGCGCACCACACCCTCCTTTGGGCCTGCCGATGACCCTTCAAGTGTGGCGCGCCGGCCCCGGGCGGGGGAGGGCCGGAGGACCTGCTTCTCCCCTCTCCCGCCGCGGACGCCTTACCGCTCTACCAGCGACACATCCCGTACTGCGCCCTTGTCCGCGGACAGGGCCATGGCGGCGTAGGCGCGCAGTGCAGCGGAGACCTGGCGGTCCCGGTCCTTGGGCTTGTAGCCGCCGTTGACCTCCAGCTTCTCGCGGCGTTCGGCCAGGATCTCGTCCGAGACCTCAAGCTGCATGGAACGCTGCGAGATGTTGATGCTGATGATGTCACCGTCCTCCACCAGGGCGATGGCGCCGCCGGAGGCAGCCTCCGGCGAGATGTGCCCGATCGACAGGCCGGACGTGCCGCCGGAGAAACGGCCATCAGTGATGAGGGCGCACTTCTTGCCCAGGCCGCGGCCCTTGAGGAACGACGTCGGGTAGAGCATTTCCTGCATGCCGGGACCGCCGCGGGGGCCTTCGTAACGGATGACCACCACGTCGCCTTCCTTGACGGTCTTGTTCAGGATCTTCTCCACGGCTTCATCCTGGGACTCGCACACCACGGCCGGGCCCGAGAAGGTCCAGATGGACTCGTCCACGCCGGCGGTCTTCACCACGGCGCCGTCCACTGCGACGTTGCCACGGAGCACGGCCAGGCCGCCGTCCTTGGAGTAGGCGTGCTCCACCGAGCGGATGCAGCCTTCTGCGGCGTCGGTGTCCAGGGAGGTCCACTCGTTCGACTGGGAGAACGCGGTGGAGGAACGGACGCCGCCGGGAGCGGCGTGCCACAGGGCCTTTGCTTCCTCGGTGGCTTTGCCGCCCCGGATGTCCCAGTCATCCAGCCAGCCGTCCAGGTTATCGGAGTGCACGGAGTGGACGTCCTTGTGCAGGAGGCCGCCTCGGTTCAGCTCGCCCAGCAGGGCGGGGATGCCGCCGGCGCGGTGCACGTCCTCCATGTAGTAGGTCTTGTCCTTGGCCACGTTCGGAGCCACCTTGGCCAGGCAGGGCACCTGGCGGGACTTGGCATCCATCTCGGCCAGGCCGTAGTCCACGCCGGCCTCCTGGGCGGCGGCCAGCAGGTGCAGGATGGTGTTGGTGGAGCCGCCCATGGAGATGTCCAGGGCCATGGCGTTATCGAAGGCCTTCGCGGTGGCGATGGAGCGCGGCAGCACGGAGTCGTCGTCGCCGTCGTAGTAGCGCTTCACCAGCTCGACGACGGTGGCACCGGCCTTCTCGTACAGGGCCTTGCGTGCGGTATGGGTGGCGAGCACGGACCCGTTGCCCGGCAGGGACAGGCCGATGGCCTCGGTGAGGCAGTTCATTGAGTTGGCGGTGAACATGCCGGAGCAGGAGCCGCAGGTGGGGCAGGCGTTCTCTTCGATGAGGTTGATGTCGGCATCGGAGATGGACTCGTCCACGGCATCGGCAATCGCGTTCACCAGGTCCAGGGAGCGGACGGAGCCGTCGGACAGGGTCACGCGCCCTGCTTCCATGGGGCCGCCGGAGACGAAGACCACGGGGATGTTCAGGCGCAGCGCGGCCATGAGCATGCCGGGGGTGATCTTGTCGCAGTTGGAGATGCATACCAGGGCGTCGGCGCAGTGTGCGTTGACCATGTACTCCACGGAGTCGGCGATCAGGTCGCGGGACGGCAGCGAGTAGAGCATGCCGCTGTGGCCCATGGCGATGCCGTCGTCCACGGCGATGGTGTTGAACTCGCGCGGCACGGCGCCGGCGGCGAGGATCGCGTCGGAGACGATCCGGCCCACGGGGGCGAGGTGGGTGTGGCCGGGGACGAACTCGGTGAAGGAGTTGGCCACGGCGATGATCGGCTTTCCGATGTCCGAGTTGGCGACGCCGGAAGCGCGCAGCAGTGCGCGGGCGCCGGCCATGTTGCGGCCATGGGTGACTGTTTTAGAGCGAAGTGCAGGCATGCCTACCATCCTGCGGGCTCATGGGCCGGGGTGGAAGACGCTCTTGATACTAGTAGTAGGAGTACCAGAGTAATAGTATTTCCGGGTGAGTGATCCCGGACGGCGCAAGGAACTTGGCCTCTTCCTGCGCGCCCGCCGCGACCAGGCGCTGCGGGCCGACTATGGCCTGCCGCCGATCGGCCGCTCGCGCGACCGGGGATTGCGCCGCGAGGAGGTGGCTTTCCTCTCCGGTGTCAGCGTCACCTGGTACACCTGGCTGGAGCAGGGCAGGGACATCAGCCCCTCCCGCCAGGTCCTGGAGGCCGTCAGCCGTGCGCTGCATCTTTCCACCACCGGCCTTGGCTATGTCCTGTCCCTGGGCGGGTATGCGTCCGCGGCGCCCTCGGGCCCCGCCGCCGATACTGCTCCGCCCCACATCCAGCGGCTGCTGGATGCACTTGATCCCAATCCGTCCTTTGCCCTGTTCCCGGACTGGGGCGTAGCCGGCTGGAACAAGGCCTATGCCGCGCTGTACCCCAACATCGCCACCGTGCCCCCGGCGGACCGGAACCTGCTGTGGCTGGTGTTCACCGACCCCTACGTCCGGGACCTGCTCCCGGACTGGGACACCACCAGCAAGCGTTTCCTTGCCGAATTCCGCGCCGAAACCGGACAGCGGCTGGGTGATCCGGACATCCAGTACCAGGTGGAACGGCTCAAGGAGGCAAGCCCCGAGTTCCGCCAGGGCTGGGACCTGTACGACATCCTGGGCTTCGAATCCCGCGAGCGGCTCTTCCACCACCCCGCCGTCGGAGTCCTCCAGCTGGAACACCACCAGGTGTCGCCTTCGGACCGGCCGGACCTGCACATCGTTGTCTACACGCCCGCCCCGGGCAGCGGCGCCGCAGCCCAGATGCAGTCCCTGATGACCACGGCTGACCAGTCGTAAACAACCGAAAGCGGCCGGCGGCGGGAACTCCCGCCGTCGGCCGCTTTCCTCGCCCGGGACGCTTGCCCCGGGCGCTACCCCAGGACGCTAGGCCAGCACCCCCTGCCGCACCAAGGCGGGCTGGAACTGTGCACCCGCGCCCGGGAATACCGGCACGTCGATCCGAGCGTGGGTGTGGACCTCCGTCACGGTTTCCTTGGTGTGCCGGGCAATCTGTTCCAGGGTGGTTACCCACATGCCGTCCATCGCCTTAACCCGCTCGATCAGCTGCTCCAGCGCCACCGCCTTGGACGGCCGGCCGGAGATGAACGGGTGGTTGGTCAGCACGAAACAGCTGCCCTGGGAGTGGTGGGCCTCGGCTTCAAGGGTCCACATCTCCAGGACCTTGGCCGGGCTCTCGATCACCCCGCTGCCCGTCACGCCGGGATAGAAAGCGTACTGCTCCCAGTCGTCAAGGGTCCAGTCCACCGGAATCTCCACAATGTCCCGGGGATCATCGGCGGCGACGGCGAAGCGGTAGGGGGCGTCGCCGTCGAGCAGGCTGGAATCGTAGAGGAAGCCGCGGTCGGCCAGCAGGCCCGGCGAGTGCCAGTTCAGCTCCCACCACGGTGCCCGGTAGCCCACCGGCCGGACTCCGGCCACCGTGGCCAGGGCCTCAAGGCCCCGGTCGATGTAGCTTGCCTCGGTGGCGGCGTCGATGCCCTGCATGGGTTCGTGCAGGTAGCCGTGGTGCGCCACTTCATGACCACTGTCCACGATCTGCCGCACCACGTCCGGGTAGGACTCGGCGGTGAAGCCCGGGATGAAGAAGGTGGCCTGGATGTCCTGGCGCGCCAGGATGGCCAGGAGCCGCGGCACCGCGATTTTGGGGCCGTAGGACTGGTGGCTCATCAGGGACATGCGCCGGGTGCTGGTGGGGTTGTGGGCGATGGTGCAGGACTCTGCGTCCACGTCGAAGGTGAAGGATGCGGCGGCCTTGGCACCGTCGGGCCAGATGATGGGGTGCAGCGGGTCTGCGATGGCGGGCTGGTTCATGGGAAATCCTTTCGGCGGACGCAGTGCGCCCGCCAGGTGCTGGGGAAGAAGGGCAGGGCCGTTTAGAGGGCGGGAAGGGCGGGCGCGCTGTCCGCTGCCTTGCCGTCCGCTCCAGGGGCGCTGTCCGCCGCCTCCTTGATGCGGGGCTGCAGGGCCAGGTAGCGGATGTGCTGCCGCGGCCCGAGGATGGCGTACACCCCGGCGCTGGTCAGTCCACCGGCCAGCCAGGACAGGTCCCAGCCGCCCAGCGCCACCGCGATGGGGCCCTGCATGATGGGGATCAGGCCGTACATGAAGAGCCACGTTGCGAAAATCCCGGCCACCAGGGAGATGACACCGGCCCAGTTGACGCCGGGCAGCCGCTTGGTGCCCACGGCGTCGAACAGGCGCTCCGGCTCGCCCGGCCAGCGCTTGTCCAGCCAGAAGTAGTGCACCAGCATGATGCCGCCCCAGGCGGCCACCCAGGCCACCAGGCCAATCAGCCAGGCGTCGAGTACCGCGGCGAAGTCCTCCTGGAAGATGAAGAAGACGACGGCGGCCAGCGAGAAGACGCCGACGAACAGGTTGAGCTTGCGGCGGCTGATGGAGATATCCAGTGCCTGGGTTGCGACGGAGAACGTATAGATGTTGAGGATGTTGGTGGCGATGGGGCCGTGGAGCACCATGAGCAGCACCGGCAGCGCCATGGCGCCGAAGTTGAGGACGATCAGCTTGCCGGGGTCGATCTCCCCGGAGTTGGTGGCCAGGCTGGCGCCCAGGACACCCAGCCAGACCACCGGGATGAACTGGCCAAGGACCGAGGCGAGGTAGACCTTCTTCTTGGGGACGCTGGTGCTGACGAACCGGGAGTAGTCCGCGGCGTAGGTGAACCAGGTGATGCCCCAGCCGATGCCGATGGCGGTCATGACGGCGCTCATGGCGGCGATCCGCTCCGAGCCTTCCAGGATGGCGCCGGCCGGTCCGGCGTAGCCCCAGTCGATGTCCATGCCGAACCAGGCGACGGCCGACATGACGGCCAGGATGAGGATGGTGGGCGGTACGGTCCATTTTTCGAAGGCCGCGATGGCCTTGTAGCCGAACCAGGCGATGGCTACCTGCAGGGCCATGATGAAGGTGGCGACGCCGATCTTCCAGGCGTAGTTGCGGGCTTCCGGGTCAACCCACCCAAGGGTTCCGAAGAGCGCCATGACCAGGTCCAGGATGATCCAGGTGTTCACCGCGCACCAGCCGATGACCAGGAGGGCCTGGATGGCGGCCGGGAGGTAATTGCCGCGCCGTCCGAATGCGGCGCGGGCCAGGACCATGCCAGTGGCGCCGGTCTTCTGGCCCAGGAGGACGAAGCAGCCAAAGAGCAGCATGCCGATCAGGTTGCCCAGGACCAGGACGGTGACGGTGTCCGCCAACCCGAGTCCCAGCTGGATCCCGAGTGCCCCCAGCACCCAGTTGATGGGTGCCAGGTTGGCGCCCGCCCAGATCCAGAACTGGCCGGAAACCTTGCGTGTGCGTGCTGATTCGGGGATGGGTTGGAGCCAGGCTTCGTGGTCCACGGCGTTGTGGTCCTGCGTGGCCTGGCCGGGCTGGCCGTGCGTGGCTGGTGAAAGCTTTTCTTGCATGGGGGCCTCCGTGAGGTGGATAAGTACCAAAAGGCTATGTGGCCCCCATCACAAGGAACAAGATACGATGTGTCGAACAGATTCCCCTACTACGTTACGGACTGTCGTGTCAGTGTTTCTTGGCGAAATACTCGCCCACCCCGCCCTCGCCGCCGCCGATCCCGTGGTCCACCCCCTGGGTGTGGCGGCCGACGCGCAACCGGTCCGCTGGGTCCACTCCAGCGAAGTGCTTGACATTGCACCCCTGCTCCGGGGCGGCGAACTGCTGCTGTGCGGCGGGATCACCCTGGCCACGGCCACGCCTGCCAAGCGCGAGGACTACGTGCGCGAACTGGCCCAGCGCGGGATTGCAGCGCTCGCCATCGAGACCGGTGGCGCCCTGCCGGAGATCCCGGCCAACATGCTCGAAAAGGCCGAGGAATATGGCCTTCCGGTGGTGGAGCTGCGCAAGGTGGTGCCGTTCGTGGGCGTCATGCAGGCCATCAATTCCCTGCTTGTGAGCGAGTCCGTGGGACA
Protein-coding regions in this window:
- a CDS encoding DUF817 domain-containing protein, producing MPSPRRGSPPVEQRIDERARRFLATAPAGGGKTRLTEFVVFGLKQGWACIFGAALLAVLMAARIWYPDTAGLARNDFLTIAAVVIQILMVAFKLETLRELRVIVLFHLVGTVMELFKTDVGSWSYDAQGFLRIGAVPLFSGFMYAAVGSYMVRVYRLFDLKFAAYPRRWITAVLAAAIYANFFTHHYIWDLRWVLLAAVVLIYGRCVMHFRVFRREFHMPLPVSFLLVALFIWLAENIATWSGAWLYPSQVDGWHPVGLEKLVAWFLLMIISVVLVAWVYKPQPPVAATGGRREAPSSAVLR
- the ilvD gene encoding dihydroxy-acid dehydratase; its protein translation is MPALRSKTVTHGRNMAGARALLRASGVANSDIGKPIIAVANSFTEFVPGHTHLAPVGRIVSDAILAAGAVPREFNTIAVDDGIAMGHSGMLYSLPSRDLIADSVEYMVNAHCADALVCISNCDKITPGMLMAALRLNIPVVFVSGGPMEAGRVTLSDGSVRSLDLVNAIADAVDESISDADINLIEENACPTCGSCSGMFTANSMNCLTEAIGLSLPGNGSVLATHTARKALYEKAGATVVELVKRYYDGDDDSVLPRSIATAKAFDNAMALDISMGGSTNTILHLLAAAQEAGVDYGLAEMDAKSRQVPCLAKVAPNVAKDKTYYMEDVHRAGGIPALLGELNRGGLLHKDVHSVHSDNLDGWLDDWDIRGGKATEEAKALWHAAPGGVRSSTAFSQSNEWTSLDTDAAEGCIRSVEHAYSKDGGLAVLRGNVAVDGAVVKTAGVDESIWTFSGPAVVCESQDEAVEKILNKTVKEGDVVVIRYEGPRGGPGMQEMLYPTSFLKGRGLGKKCALITDGRFSGGTSGLSIGHISPEAASGGAIALVEDGDIISINISQRSMQLEVSDEILAERREKLEVNGGYKPKDRDRQVSAALRAYAAMALSADKGAVRDVSLVER
- a CDS encoding cytosine permease; protein product: MQEKLSPATHGQPGQATQDHNAVDHEAWLQPIPESARTRKVSGQFWIWAGANLAPINWVLGALGIQLGLGLADTVTVLVLGNLIGMLLFGCFVLLGQKTGATGMVLARAAFGRRGNYLPAAIQALLVIGWCAVNTWIILDLVMALFGTLGWVDPEARNYAWKIGVATFIMALQVAIAWFGYKAIAAFEKWTVPPTILILAVMSAVAWFGMDIDWGYAGPAGAILEGSERIAAMSAVMTAIGIGWGITWFTYAADYSRFVSTSVPKKKVYLASVLGQFIPVVWLGVLGASLATNSGEIDPGKLIVLNFGAMALPVLLMVLHGPIATNILNIYTFSVATQALDISISRRKLNLFVGVFSLAAVVFFIFQEDFAAVLDAWLIGLVAWVAAWGGIMLVHYFWLDKRWPGEPERLFDAVGTKRLPGVNWAGVISLVAGIFATWLFMYGLIPIMQGPIAVALGGWDLSWLAGGLTSAGVYAILGPRQHIRYLALQPRIKEAADSAPGADGKAADSAPALPAL
- a CDS encoding helix-turn-helix transcriptional regulator, which gives rise to MSDPGRRKELGLFLRARRDQALRADYGLPPIGRSRDRGLRREEVAFLSGVSVTWYTWLEQGRDISPSRQVLEAVSRALHLSTTGLGYVLSLGGYASAAPSGPAADTAPPHIQRLLDALDPNPSFALFPDWGVAGWNKAYAALYPNIATVPPADRNLLWLVFTDPYVRDLLPDWDTTSKRFLAEFRAETGQRLGDPDIQYQVERLKEASPEFRQGWDLYDILGFESRERLFHHPAVGVLQLEHHQVSPSDRPDLHIVVYTPAPGSGAAAQMQSLMTTADQS
- a CDS encoding oxygenase MpaB family protein; the protein is MVQEFSDYRAEGILLAGAGRAILLQLANPAIGRGVAEHSTFTERPVNRLKGTLTYVYAVVYGNDAQVNEVRRRVNRAHVPVHGTADKTSAGYNAYDPELQLWVVATLYDTALTIIEKIYGPLDDAAADAMYLDYARIGTALQLPPGMWPKDRTEFGRYWAEHVSTLHAEAPGVRVGRGLLFPKHTALWYRAIIPPARFLTAGLLPHQLRKDFGLGWSDRHERRFNRTFRILAVAYPRLPRGIRYWFKNYCLRELDRDLKRNTRPSQRQGISA
- a CDS encoding polysaccharide deacetylase, with protein sequence MNQPAIADPLHPIIWPDGAKAAASFTFDVDAESCTIAHNPTSTRRMSLMSHQSYGPKIAVPRLLAILARQDIQATFFIPGFTAESYPDVVRQIVDSGHEVAHHGYLHEPMQGIDAATEASYIDRGLEALATVAGVRPVGYRAPWWELNWHSPGLLADRGFLYDSSLLDGDAPYRFAVAADDPRDIVEIPVDWTLDDWEQYAFYPGVTGSGVIESPAKVLEMWTLEAEAHHSQGSCFVLTNHPFISGRPSKAVALEQLIERVKAMDGMWVTTLEQIARHTKETVTEVHTHARIDVPVFPGAGAQFQPALVRQGVLA